The Cannabis sativa cultivar Pink pepper isolate KNU-18-1 unplaced genomic scaffold, ASM2916894v1 Contig3, whole genome shotgun sequence genome window below encodes:
- the LOC133033110 gene encoding uncharacterized protein LOC133033110: protein MTFLKSAPVLKIKQKGGTPASSPVVAQKRKSDVMTSLAADSSKKLAKTTQDKGKKVVIDSPVRPRDFLAMQEKLLAEIPYEELVSRSTELAAQSVALFMKAVATPSKETDSLKRQNAHFQENIKRLKQEVAKMEELHKELEEANRAKEQLELELKKSQDMIAEMARDLEAERESGKKQYDQAVSDYIYTTLSKVPDFDFSLLGDEAAEMAEAFRSMSPTRTQGNLPDEIEGAQAEEVENEVVSKIVDEAAPDETTPAA, encoded by the coding sequence ATGACTTTCctgaagtctgcccctgtcctgaagatcaagcaAAAGGGTGGGACACCGGCTTCTTCACCAGTCGTCGcacagaagaggaagagcgatgtgatgaCTTCGCTCGCTGCAGATTCCTCCAAGAAGTTGGCCAAGACCACTCAGGATAAGGGGAAGAAGGTTGTCATTGATTCTCCGGTTCGCCCTCGCGACTTCCTGGCTATGCAGGAAAAATTACTGGCCGAGATTCCTTATGAGGAACTTGTTTCTCGATCAACTGAACTGGCCGCACAATCTGTGGCTTTGTTTATGAAAGCCGTGGCCACGCCTTCGAAGGAAActgactcgctgaagaggcagaacgcCCATTTTCAGGAAAACATAAAGAGGCTGAAGCAGGAGGTGGCCAAGATGGAGGAACTTCACAAGGAGCTCGAGGAAGCCAACAGGGCCAAAGAACAGTTGGAGCTCGAGCTCAAGAAGTCGCAGGACATGATCGCTGAGATGGCTCGCGACTTAGAGgctgagagagagagtgggaaaAAACAGTATGATCAGGCTGTGTCTGATTATATTTATACTACTCTCTCTAAGGTCcctgacttcgacttctcgctgCTTGGAGATGAAGCTGCTGAAATGGCTGAAGCCTTTCGCTCGATGTCTCCTACCCGGACTCAAGGCAACCTTCCAGATGAAATCGAGGGAGCGCAGGCTGAGGAGGTCGAGAATGAAGTTGTGAGCAAGATCGTGGATGAGGCTGCTCCTGATGAGACTACTCCCGCtgcttga
- the LOC133033250 gene encoding uncharacterized protein LOC133033250 translates to MGDQGVNAVANPPIAPIATTGINIPSNLAAVAASPTVVATPPPATGGIDQSMLLQALKMLEQQRKPVYKLHGTSPFTAEVRQAQLPKGFRLSESLKYKGTSNPLDYLEKFNTIMEVDQVPQLAKCRILAATLEENAHDWFTQLPEASISTWENFVDLFLTHFQATMTYRPPYTTLANIKQESGESLQNYFKRFNAEVTKVEKAPESSLVCMLITGVLPRTDFWKELQARRPESLVEFFAMAEPHKRIENSLAELEKGKNKRRSPIPRSRSRSPRGKNSRGRSPRRRSPRKPRSPKLAKSPPKKESSPKRKGGPRFVNYTELAVPRDHIYAVEERNGVFKKPPPIRGNRDRRDPKKFCKYHKDIGHTTLECWVLQDEIEELIRRGKFDKYRRNEESHPRADDKGENQNASGSRAPRNILTIIGGPHIAGDSRKSQERYAREAKEKPLTNVNNLGERPEKLFKRDCEDIVFMESDARWVHHPHSDALVIIANIGGDNVHRILVDNGSSVNLLNFQAFKQMGLQEKDLRPMTSSIYGFTGDVIAIRGMIKLPITLGTAPITAKSMADFAVIDQYSAYNAVIGRPILKEMKIVTSIYHLTMKFPTPSGVGSVRGVQSDSRECYNAAVKLAEKRTVNVIHLLDAPPPRQEILRIEEVPHIDKPDLDPRILDHTAAAQAAEDTIEIWSGYLHRSCVIA, encoded by the exons atgggcgatcagggtgtcaacgcagttgccaacccgcctatcgcgccgatcgcgaccacagGGATTAACATCCCTTCCAACCTTGCCGCAGTGGCTGCGAGCCCCACTGTTGTAGCGACTCCACctcctgcgacaggaggaatcgatcaaagtatgcttctgcaagctttgaaaatgctcgaaCAGCAGCGTAAACCCGTATACAAGCTGCACGGCACCTCTCCATTTACCGCAGAAGTGCGAcaggcccaacttccaaagggATTCCGTTTATCTGAATCCCTCAAGTATAAAGGTACATCTAACCCATTAGACTACCTAGAGAAATTTAACaccataatggaagtggaccaggtgccgcaactcgcgaagtgtcgcattctcgCGGCTACGCTTGAAGAGAATGCCCATGACTGGTTCACCCAATTGccagaggcatcgatatcgacatGGGAGAACTTCGTCGATCTATTTCTCACACACTTCCAGGCcacgatgacgtataggccaccctatacgactttggcaaACATCAAGCAAGAATCTGGTGAGTCTTTGCAGaattatttcaagcgttttaacgctgAGGTAACGAAAGTtgagaaggctcccgagtcttcgcttgtgtGCATGTTAATAACAGGTGTCCTGCCAAGAACCGACTTCTGGAAAGAGCTGCAGGCTCGAAGGCCAGAATCCTTGGtagaattcttcgccatggccgaacctcataagagaatcgagaactccCTGGCGGAATTGGAAAAGGGCAAGAACAAGAGgcgatcacccataccgcggtcgcgatcccgcagtccgcgaggaaagaattccaggggccgaagccccagAAGACGCAGTCCACGCAAACCGCGGAGCCCGAAGTTGGCTAAGTCGCCACCTAAAAAGGAGTCCTCGCCCAAAAGAAAaggaggacctcgcttcgtcaactatactgaactcGCCGTCCCTCGAGACCACATCTATGCGgttgaggaaaggaacggcgtcttcaagaagccgccccccatcaggggaaatcgcgaccgaaGAGACCCCAAgaagttctgtaagtaccacaaggatatcggtcacactacccttgaatgttgggtcttgcaggatgagaTTGAAGAATTAATCAGACGGGGAAAATTCGATAAGTATAGAAGAAAcgaggaaagtcatccccgagcggatgacaaaggagaaaatCAGAATGCGAGTGGCTCTAGAGCACCTCGCAATATCTTGACTATAATTGGAGGACCACACATCGcgggcgactctcgcaaatccCAAGAacggtatgccagagaagccaaggaaaagccgcttaccaatgtgaacaatcttggtgaacggccagagaagctcttcaagagagactgcgaggacattgtcttcatggagagcgatgcgagatgggtccaccacccgcaTTCTGACGCACTTGTAATAATTGCCAATATAGGTGGAGATAACGTCCATCGCATATTGGTCGACAATGGAAGCTCAGTAAATTTACTGAATTTCCAAGCTTTCAAACAAATGGGGCTACAAGAAAAAGATTTGCGGCCCATGACATCGAGCATCTATGGCTtcacgggagatgtcatagccaTAAGGgggatgatcaaactcccaatcactttgggaactgccccgataactgccaagtcgatggccgacttcgcagtaattgatcaatattCGGCATACAACGCCGTGATTGGACGGCCGATTctaaaggagatgaagatcgtaacttcgatctatcatctaacaatgaagttcccCACTCCTTCTGGAGTAGGATCAGTGAGGGGAGTCCAATctgactctcgagaatgttacaacGCAGCTGTAAagctcgcagaaaaaaggacggtgaacgttatccaccttttggacgcaccaccacctcgccaggagatccttcGGATCGAAGAGGTACCGCATATAGacaaaccagacttggatccgagaatccttgatcacacggccgcagcccaagccgcggaagatacaatcgag atatggtcgggatatctccacaggtcatgtgtcatcgcttga